In one Gossypium hirsutum isolate 1008001.06 chromosome D09, Gossypium_hirsutum_v2.1, whole genome shotgun sequence genomic region, the following are encoded:
- the LOC107929113 gene encoding uncharacterized protein isoform X2, translated as MRDSSLRAEDLNAPSTSSSRKTSNVFHLLAQREVSPRTKRSSRKLWGEESKSHLDSCRPKCLAKRDARSDLLSWVESESLRHFSAKYCPLLPPPRSTIAAAFSPDGKTLASTHGDHTVKIIDCQTGNCLKVLSGHRRTPWVVRFHPLYPEILASGSLDHEVRLWNANTAECIGTRDFYRPIASIAFHAQGEVLAVASGHKLYIWHYNRRGETSSPAIILKTRRSLRAVHFHPYAAPFLLTAEVNDLDSSDSSMTVATSPGFLRYPAPTVYLANDRPNLANELPLMSLPFMIWPLFARDNGRTSLQNIDGDTGSNGVHQRGDQPASVRLLTYSTPTGQYELLLSPVEPNSSSPLPEETGANPLPTEMETDVSNSAMEPMEMMEVQSVERTTQFFPFGDPTSWELPFLQGWLIGQTQAGQRNMRLATGGGHENSLPAGETGTSASVASSGMAPSVSQTRVSGRPSSRHRSSRSRMVSSSGTGESGYSNIIHESSDPQPAVGRIPSELATSLAAAAAAELPCTVKLRIWPHDMKDPCAFLDPEICRLTIPHAVLCSEMGAHFSPCGRFLAACVACVLPHLEADPGVQSQLNSDVAGVATSPTRHPILAHRVMYELRIYSLEEATFGLVLASRAIRAAHCLTSIQFSPTSEHILLAYGRRHSSLLKSVIIDGQTTVPIYTILEVYRVSDMELVRVLPSAEDEVNVACFHPSVGGGLVYGTKEGKLRILQYDSSNSTTHNASGFLDENMFEVPTYALEC; from the exons ATGAGAGATTCTTCACTGCGGGCCGAAGATTTGAATGCGCCATCAACTTCCAGCTCGCGAAAGACCAG CAATGTCTTTCATTTATTGGCACAAAGAGAAGTTTCTCCACGAACAAAACGGTCATCTCGAAAGCTATGGGGAGAAGAGTCAAAGAGCCATCTTGATTCCTGCAGGCCAAAATGTCTAGCAAAAAGAGATGCTAGATCTGATCTTCTTTCCTG GGTAGAGTCAGAGTCGTTGCGGCATTTTTCAGCAAAATACTGCCCATTGTTGCCTCCTCCAAGATCTACTATTGCAGCAGCCTTCAGTCCTGACGGAAAAACACTTGCTTCTACACA TGGAGATCATACAGTTAAGATTATTGATTGCCAAACTGGCAACTGTTTGAAGGTGTTGAGTGGTCATCGCAGGACACCGTGGGTG GTCAGATTCCATCCATTGTATCCAGAGATACTTGCAAGTGGAAGTTTGGACCATGAAGTTCGCTTGTGGAATGCAAATACTGCTGAGTGTATAGGGACACGTGATTTCT ACCGCCCTATTGCATCCATTGCTTTCCATGCTCAAGGGGAAGTTCTTGCAGTAGCCTCAGGACATAAG TTATATATATGGCATTACAACAGGAGGGGAGAGACATCCTCTCCGGCTATTATACTGAAGACGAGACGCTCACTTCGAGCTGTGCATTTTCATCCATATGCGGCTCCTTTTCTTTTGACTGCTGAG GTCAATGATCTTGACTCATCTGATTCGTCAATGACAGTGGCAACTTCTCCTGGTTTCTTGCGATATCCAGCCCCAACTGTATATTTGGCTAATGATCGACCTAATTTGGCAAATGAACTACCTCTAATGTCTTTACCTTTCATGATATGGCCATTATTTGCTAGAGATAATGGGAGAACATCTTTGCAGAATATTGATGGTGACACTGGTTCAAATGGTGTGCATCAGAGAGGTGATCAACCTGCCTCAGTACGGCTTCTGACCTATTCAACTCCAACCGGGCAGTATGAACTTTTGTTGTCTCCTGTTGAACCAAATAGCTCTTCTCCATTGCCAGAAGAAACAGGAGCCAATCCTTTACCGACTGAGATGGAAACTGATGTTTCCAATTCTGCAATGGAGCCCATGGAGATGATGGAGGTCCAGTCTGTGGAAAGAACTACTCAGTTTTTCCCTTTTGGCGATCCTACCTCATGGGAGCTACCTTTCTTGCAAGGATGGTTAATTGGTCAGACCCAAGCTGGTCAGCGCAATATGCGTTTGGCTACTGGTGGTGGTCATGAGAATTCACTCCCAGCTGGTGAAACAGGAACTTCTGCTTCAGTAGCTTCTTCAGGTATGGCCCCGAGTGTTAGCCAAACAAGAGTTTCTGGAAGACCAAGTTCACGGCATCGTTCTTCACGTTCTCGCATGGTCTCCTCAAGTGGAACTGGTGAATCTGGTTATAGCAACATCATACATGAGAGTAGCGATCCTCAACCTGCTGTTGGCAGAATTCCATCTGAACTTGCCACATCTCTTGCGGCTGCGGCAGCAGCAGAACTACCTTGCACTGTAAAGCTTAGAATATGGCCACATGATATGAAAGACCCTTGTGCTTTCCTTGATCCCGAGATATGTCGCTTGACCATTCCACATGCTGTGCTTTGTAG TGAAATGGGTGCACATTTTTCACCTTGTGGGAGATTTTTAGCAGCCTGTGTTGCCTGTGTGCTTCCTCATTTGGAAGCCGATCCTGGAGTTCAGAGCCAGCTTAATTCTGATGTTGCAGGAGTTGCTACCTCCCCCACACGACACCCGATTTTGGCACACCGGGTTATGTATGAGCTTCGTATATATTCGCTTGAGGAGGCCAC ATTTGGGTTGGTGCTTGCTTCACGGGCAATAAGAGCTGCTCACTGCTTAACATCTATTCAG TTTTCACCCACATCGGAGCATATACTACTTGCCTATGGTCGTCGCCATAGCTCACTTCTCAAAAGTGTGATAATAGATGGACAGACCACAGTGCCCATTTACACCATTCTGGAG GTGTACAGAGTTTCTGATATGGAGCTTGTGAGAGTTCTTCCAAGTGCAGAGGATGAGGTAAATGTAGCTTGCTTTCATCCTTCTGTCGGAGGTGGCCTTGTATATGGAACAAAG GAAGGAAAGCTAAGGATTCTCCAGTATGATAGTTCTAATAGTACAACTCATAATGCGTCCGGTTTTCTTGATGAAAATATGTTCGAG GTCCCAACATATGCCTTAGAATGCTAG
- the LOC107929113 gene encoding uncharacterized protein isoform X1, with protein sequence MRDSSLRAEDLNAPSTSSSRKTSNVFHLLAQREVSPRTKRSSRKLWGEESKSHLDSCRPKCLAKRDARSDLLSWVESESLRHFSAKYCPLLPPPRSTIAAAFSPDGKTLASTHGDHTVKIIDCQTGNCLKVLSGHRRTPWVVRFHPLYPEILASGSLDHEVRLWNANTAECIGTRDFYRPIASIAFHAQGEVLAVASGHKLYIWHYNRRGETSSPAIILKTRRSLRAVHFHPYAAPFLLTAEVNDLDSSDSSMTVATSPGFLRYPAPTVYLANDRPNLANELPLMSLPFMIWPLFARDNGRTSLQNIDGDTGSNGVHQRGDQPASVRLLTYSTPTGQYELLLSPVEPNSSSPLPEETGANPLPTEMETDVSNSAMEPMEMMEVQSVERTTQFFPFGDPTSWELPFLQGWLIGQTQAGQRNMRLATGGGHENSLPAGETGTSASVASSGMAPSVSQTRVSGRPSSRHRSSRSRMVSSSGTGESGYSNIIHESSDPQPAVGRIPSELATSLAAAAAAELPCTVKLRIWPHDMKDPCAFLDPEICRLTIPHAVLCSEMGAHFSPCGRFLAACVACVLPHLEADPGVQSQLNSDVAGVATSPTRHPILAHRVMYELRIYSLEEATFGLVLASRAIRAAHCLTSIQFSPTSEHILLAYGRRHSSLLKSVIIDGQTTVPIYTILEVYRVSDMELVRVLPSAEDEVNVACFHPSVGGGLVYGTKEGKLRILQYDSSNSTTHNASGFLDENMFEVGGPSLQVPTYALEC encoded by the exons ATGAGAGATTCTTCACTGCGGGCCGAAGATTTGAATGCGCCATCAACTTCCAGCTCGCGAAAGACCAG CAATGTCTTTCATTTATTGGCACAAAGAGAAGTTTCTCCACGAACAAAACGGTCATCTCGAAAGCTATGGGGAGAAGAGTCAAAGAGCCATCTTGATTCCTGCAGGCCAAAATGTCTAGCAAAAAGAGATGCTAGATCTGATCTTCTTTCCTG GGTAGAGTCAGAGTCGTTGCGGCATTTTTCAGCAAAATACTGCCCATTGTTGCCTCCTCCAAGATCTACTATTGCAGCAGCCTTCAGTCCTGACGGAAAAACACTTGCTTCTACACA TGGAGATCATACAGTTAAGATTATTGATTGCCAAACTGGCAACTGTTTGAAGGTGTTGAGTGGTCATCGCAGGACACCGTGGGTG GTCAGATTCCATCCATTGTATCCAGAGATACTTGCAAGTGGAAGTTTGGACCATGAAGTTCGCTTGTGGAATGCAAATACTGCTGAGTGTATAGGGACACGTGATTTCT ACCGCCCTATTGCATCCATTGCTTTCCATGCTCAAGGGGAAGTTCTTGCAGTAGCCTCAGGACATAAG TTATATATATGGCATTACAACAGGAGGGGAGAGACATCCTCTCCGGCTATTATACTGAAGACGAGACGCTCACTTCGAGCTGTGCATTTTCATCCATATGCGGCTCCTTTTCTTTTGACTGCTGAG GTCAATGATCTTGACTCATCTGATTCGTCAATGACAGTGGCAACTTCTCCTGGTTTCTTGCGATATCCAGCCCCAACTGTATATTTGGCTAATGATCGACCTAATTTGGCAAATGAACTACCTCTAATGTCTTTACCTTTCATGATATGGCCATTATTTGCTAGAGATAATGGGAGAACATCTTTGCAGAATATTGATGGTGACACTGGTTCAAATGGTGTGCATCAGAGAGGTGATCAACCTGCCTCAGTACGGCTTCTGACCTATTCAACTCCAACCGGGCAGTATGAACTTTTGTTGTCTCCTGTTGAACCAAATAGCTCTTCTCCATTGCCAGAAGAAACAGGAGCCAATCCTTTACCGACTGAGATGGAAACTGATGTTTCCAATTCTGCAATGGAGCCCATGGAGATGATGGAGGTCCAGTCTGTGGAAAGAACTACTCAGTTTTTCCCTTTTGGCGATCCTACCTCATGGGAGCTACCTTTCTTGCAAGGATGGTTAATTGGTCAGACCCAAGCTGGTCAGCGCAATATGCGTTTGGCTACTGGTGGTGGTCATGAGAATTCACTCCCAGCTGGTGAAACAGGAACTTCTGCTTCAGTAGCTTCTTCAGGTATGGCCCCGAGTGTTAGCCAAACAAGAGTTTCTGGAAGACCAAGTTCACGGCATCGTTCTTCACGTTCTCGCATGGTCTCCTCAAGTGGAACTGGTGAATCTGGTTATAGCAACATCATACATGAGAGTAGCGATCCTCAACCTGCTGTTGGCAGAATTCCATCTGAACTTGCCACATCTCTTGCGGCTGCGGCAGCAGCAGAACTACCTTGCACTGTAAAGCTTAGAATATGGCCACATGATATGAAAGACCCTTGTGCTTTCCTTGATCCCGAGATATGTCGCTTGACCATTCCACATGCTGTGCTTTGTAG TGAAATGGGTGCACATTTTTCACCTTGTGGGAGATTTTTAGCAGCCTGTGTTGCCTGTGTGCTTCCTCATTTGGAAGCCGATCCTGGAGTTCAGAGCCAGCTTAATTCTGATGTTGCAGGAGTTGCTACCTCCCCCACACGACACCCGATTTTGGCACACCGGGTTATGTATGAGCTTCGTATATATTCGCTTGAGGAGGCCAC ATTTGGGTTGGTGCTTGCTTCACGGGCAATAAGAGCTGCTCACTGCTTAACATCTATTCAG TTTTCACCCACATCGGAGCATATACTACTTGCCTATGGTCGTCGCCATAGCTCACTTCTCAAAAGTGTGATAATAGATGGACAGACCACAGTGCCCATTTACACCATTCTGGAG GTGTACAGAGTTTCTGATATGGAGCTTGTGAGAGTTCTTCCAAGTGCAGAGGATGAGGTAAATGTAGCTTGCTTTCATCCTTCTGTCGGAGGTGGCCTTGTATATGGAACAAAG GAAGGAAAGCTAAGGATTCTCCAGTATGATAGTTCTAATAGTACAACTCATAATGCGTCCGGTTTTCTTGATGAAAATATGTTCGAGGTAGGAGGCCCAAGTTTGCAG GTCCCAACATATGCCTTAGAATGCTAG
- the LOC107929113 gene encoding uncharacterized protein isoform X4, translating into MRDSSLRAEDLNAPSTSSSRKTSNVFHLLAQREVSPRTKRSSRKLWGEESKSHLDSCRPKCLAKRDARSDLLSWVESESLRHFSAKYCPLLPPPRSTIAAAFSPDGKTLASTHGDHTVKIIDCQTGNCLKVLSGHRRTPWVVRFHPLYPEILASGSLDHEVRLWNANTAECIGTRDFYRPIASIAFHAQGEVLAVASGHKLYIWHYNRRGETSSPAIILKTRRSLRAVHFHPYAAPFLLTAEVNDLDSSDSSMTVATSPGFLRYPAPTVYLANDRPNLNIDGDTGSNGVHQRGDQPASVRLLTYSTPTGQYELLLSPVEPNSSSPLPEETGANPLPTEMETDVSNSAMEPMEMMEVQSVERTTQFFPFGDPTSWELPFLQGWLIGQTQAGQRNMRLATGGGHENSLPAGETGTSASVASSGMAPSVSQTRVSGRPSSRHRSSRSRMVSSSGTGESGYSNIIHESSDPQPAVGRIPSELATSLAAAAAAELPCTVKLRIWPHDMKDPCAFLDPEICRLTIPHAVLCSEMGAHFSPCGRFLAACVACVLPHLEADPGVQSQLNSDVAGVATSPTRHPILAHRVMYELRIYSLEEATFGLVLASRAIRAAHCLTSIQFSPTSEHILLAYGRRHSSLLKSVIIDGQTTVPIYTILEVYRVSDMELVRVLPSAEDEVNVACFHPSVGGGLVYGTKEGKLRILQYDSSNSTTHNASGFLDENMFEVPTYALEC; encoded by the exons ATGAGAGATTCTTCACTGCGGGCCGAAGATTTGAATGCGCCATCAACTTCCAGCTCGCGAAAGACCAG CAATGTCTTTCATTTATTGGCACAAAGAGAAGTTTCTCCACGAACAAAACGGTCATCTCGAAAGCTATGGGGAGAAGAGTCAAAGAGCCATCTTGATTCCTGCAGGCCAAAATGTCTAGCAAAAAGAGATGCTAGATCTGATCTTCTTTCCTG GGTAGAGTCAGAGTCGTTGCGGCATTTTTCAGCAAAATACTGCCCATTGTTGCCTCCTCCAAGATCTACTATTGCAGCAGCCTTCAGTCCTGACGGAAAAACACTTGCTTCTACACA TGGAGATCATACAGTTAAGATTATTGATTGCCAAACTGGCAACTGTTTGAAGGTGTTGAGTGGTCATCGCAGGACACCGTGGGTG GTCAGATTCCATCCATTGTATCCAGAGATACTTGCAAGTGGAAGTTTGGACCATGAAGTTCGCTTGTGGAATGCAAATACTGCTGAGTGTATAGGGACACGTGATTTCT ACCGCCCTATTGCATCCATTGCTTTCCATGCTCAAGGGGAAGTTCTTGCAGTAGCCTCAGGACATAAG TTATATATATGGCATTACAACAGGAGGGGAGAGACATCCTCTCCGGCTATTATACTGAAGACGAGACGCTCACTTCGAGCTGTGCATTTTCATCCATATGCGGCTCCTTTTCTTTTGACTGCTGAG GTCAATGATCTTGACTCATCTGATTCGTCAATGACAGTGGCAACTTCTCCTGGTTTCTTGCGATATCCAGCCCCAACTGTATATTTGGCTAATGATCGACCTAATTTG AATATTGATGGTGACACTGGTTCAAATGGTGTGCATCAGAGAGGTGATCAACCTGCCTCAGTACGGCTTCTGACCTATTCAACTCCAACCGGGCAGTATGAACTTTTGTTGTCTCCTGTTGAACCAAATAGCTCTTCTCCATTGCCAGAAGAAACAGGAGCCAATCCTTTACCGACTGAGATGGAAACTGATGTTTCCAATTCTGCAATGGAGCCCATGGAGATGATGGAGGTCCAGTCTGTGGAAAGAACTACTCAGTTTTTCCCTTTTGGCGATCCTACCTCATGGGAGCTACCTTTCTTGCAAGGATGGTTAATTGGTCAGACCCAAGCTGGTCAGCGCAATATGCGTTTGGCTACTGGTGGTGGTCATGAGAATTCACTCCCAGCTGGTGAAACAGGAACTTCTGCTTCAGTAGCTTCTTCAGGTATGGCCCCGAGTGTTAGCCAAACAAGAGTTTCTGGAAGACCAAGTTCACGGCATCGTTCTTCACGTTCTCGCATGGTCTCCTCAAGTGGAACTGGTGAATCTGGTTATAGCAACATCATACATGAGAGTAGCGATCCTCAACCTGCTGTTGGCAGAATTCCATCTGAACTTGCCACATCTCTTGCGGCTGCGGCAGCAGCAGAACTACCTTGCACTGTAAAGCTTAGAATATGGCCACATGATATGAAAGACCCTTGTGCTTTCCTTGATCCCGAGATATGTCGCTTGACCATTCCACATGCTGTGCTTTGTAG TGAAATGGGTGCACATTTTTCACCTTGTGGGAGATTTTTAGCAGCCTGTGTTGCCTGTGTGCTTCCTCATTTGGAAGCCGATCCTGGAGTTCAGAGCCAGCTTAATTCTGATGTTGCAGGAGTTGCTACCTCCCCCACACGACACCCGATTTTGGCACACCGGGTTATGTATGAGCTTCGTATATATTCGCTTGAGGAGGCCAC ATTTGGGTTGGTGCTTGCTTCACGGGCAATAAGAGCTGCTCACTGCTTAACATCTATTCAG TTTTCACCCACATCGGAGCATATACTACTTGCCTATGGTCGTCGCCATAGCTCACTTCTCAAAAGTGTGATAATAGATGGACAGACCACAGTGCCCATTTACACCATTCTGGAG GTGTACAGAGTTTCTGATATGGAGCTTGTGAGAGTTCTTCCAAGTGCAGAGGATGAGGTAAATGTAGCTTGCTTTCATCCTTCTGTCGGAGGTGGCCTTGTATATGGAACAAAG GAAGGAAAGCTAAGGATTCTCCAGTATGATAGTTCTAATAGTACAACTCATAATGCGTCCGGTTTTCTTGATGAAAATATGTTCGAG GTCCCAACATATGCCTTAGAATGCTAG
- the LOC107929113 gene encoding uncharacterized protein isoform X3 — MRDSSLRAEDLNAPSTSSSRKTSNVFHLLAQREVSPRTKRSSRKLWGEESKSHLDSCRPKCLAKRDARSDLLSWVESESLRHFSAKYCPLLPPPRSTIAAAFSPDGKTLASTHGDHTVKIIDCQTGNCLKVLSGHRRTPWVVRFHPLYPEILASGSLDHEVRLWNANTAECIGTRDFYRPIASIAFHAQGEVLAVASGHKLYIWHYNRRGETSSPAIILKTRRSLRAVHFHPYAAPFLLTAEVNDLDSSDSSMTVATSPGFLRYPAPTVYLANDRPNLNIDGDTGSNGVHQRGDQPASVRLLTYSTPTGQYELLLSPVEPNSSSPLPEETGANPLPTEMETDVSNSAMEPMEMMEVQSVERTTQFFPFGDPTSWELPFLQGWLIGQTQAGQRNMRLATGGGHENSLPAGETGTSASVASSGMAPSVSQTRVSGRPSSRHRSSRSRMVSSSGTGESGYSNIIHESSDPQPAVGRIPSELATSLAAAAAAELPCTVKLRIWPHDMKDPCAFLDPEICRLTIPHAVLCSEMGAHFSPCGRFLAACVACVLPHLEADPGVQSQLNSDVAGVATSPTRHPILAHRVMYELRIYSLEEATFGLVLASRAIRAAHCLTSIQFSPTSEHILLAYGRRHSSLLKSVIIDGQTTVPIYTILEVYRVSDMELVRVLPSAEDEVNVACFHPSVGGGLVYGTKEGKLRILQYDSSNSTTHNASGFLDENMFEVGGPSLQVPTYALEC; from the exons ATGAGAGATTCTTCACTGCGGGCCGAAGATTTGAATGCGCCATCAACTTCCAGCTCGCGAAAGACCAG CAATGTCTTTCATTTATTGGCACAAAGAGAAGTTTCTCCACGAACAAAACGGTCATCTCGAAAGCTATGGGGAGAAGAGTCAAAGAGCCATCTTGATTCCTGCAGGCCAAAATGTCTAGCAAAAAGAGATGCTAGATCTGATCTTCTTTCCTG GGTAGAGTCAGAGTCGTTGCGGCATTTTTCAGCAAAATACTGCCCATTGTTGCCTCCTCCAAGATCTACTATTGCAGCAGCCTTCAGTCCTGACGGAAAAACACTTGCTTCTACACA TGGAGATCATACAGTTAAGATTATTGATTGCCAAACTGGCAACTGTTTGAAGGTGTTGAGTGGTCATCGCAGGACACCGTGGGTG GTCAGATTCCATCCATTGTATCCAGAGATACTTGCAAGTGGAAGTTTGGACCATGAAGTTCGCTTGTGGAATGCAAATACTGCTGAGTGTATAGGGACACGTGATTTCT ACCGCCCTATTGCATCCATTGCTTTCCATGCTCAAGGGGAAGTTCTTGCAGTAGCCTCAGGACATAAG TTATATATATGGCATTACAACAGGAGGGGAGAGACATCCTCTCCGGCTATTATACTGAAGACGAGACGCTCACTTCGAGCTGTGCATTTTCATCCATATGCGGCTCCTTTTCTTTTGACTGCTGAG GTCAATGATCTTGACTCATCTGATTCGTCAATGACAGTGGCAACTTCTCCTGGTTTCTTGCGATATCCAGCCCCAACTGTATATTTGGCTAATGATCGACCTAATTTG AATATTGATGGTGACACTGGTTCAAATGGTGTGCATCAGAGAGGTGATCAACCTGCCTCAGTACGGCTTCTGACCTATTCAACTCCAACCGGGCAGTATGAACTTTTGTTGTCTCCTGTTGAACCAAATAGCTCTTCTCCATTGCCAGAAGAAACAGGAGCCAATCCTTTACCGACTGAGATGGAAACTGATGTTTCCAATTCTGCAATGGAGCCCATGGAGATGATGGAGGTCCAGTCTGTGGAAAGAACTACTCAGTTTTTCCCTTTTGGCGATCCTACCTCATGGGAGCTACCTTTCTTGCAAGGATGGTTAATTGGTCAGACCCAAGCTGGTCAGCGCAATATGCGTTTGGCTACTGGTGGTGGTCATGAGAATTCACTCCCAGCTGGTGAAACAGGAACTTCTGCTTCAGTAGCTTCTTCAGGTATGGCCCCGAGTGTTAGCCAAACAAGAGTTTCTGGAAGACCAAGTTCACGGCATCGTTCTTCACGTTCTCGCATGGTCTCCTCAAGTGGAACTGGTGAATCTGGTTATAGCAACATCATACATGAGAGTAGCGATCCTCAACCTGCTGTTGGCAGAATTCCATCTGAACTTGCCACATCTCTTGCGGCTGCGGCAGCAGCAGAACTACCTTGCACTGTAAAGCTTAGAATATGGCCACATGATATGAAAGACCCTTGTGCTTTCCTTGATCCCGAGATATGTCGCTTGACCATTCCACATGCTGTGCTTTGTAG TGAAATGGGTGCACATTTTTCACCTTGTGGGAGATTTTTAGCAGCCTGTGTTGCCTGTGTGCTTCCTCATTTGGAAGCCGATCCTGGAGTTCAGAGCCAGCTTAATTCTGATGTTGCAGGAGTTGCTACCTCCCCCACACGACACCCGATTTTGGCACACCGGGTTATGTATGAGCTTCGTATATATTCGCTTGAGGAGGCCAC ATTTGGGTTGGTGCTTGCTTCACGGGCAATAAGAGCTGCTCACTGCTTAACATCTATTCAG TTTTCACCCACATCGGAGCATATACTACTTGCCTATGGTCGTCGCCATAGCTCACTTCTCAAAAGTGTGATAATAGATGGACAGACCACAGTGCCCATTTACACCATTCTGGAG GTGTACAGAGTTTCTGATATGGAGCTTGTGAGAGTTCTTCCAAGTGCAGAGGATGAGGTAAATGTAGCTTGCTTTCATCCTTCTGTCGGAGGTGGCCTTGTATATGGAACAAAG GAAGGAAAGCTAAGGATTCTCCAGTATGATAGTTCTAATAGTACAACTCATAATGCGTCCGGTTTTCTTGATGAAAATATGTTCGAGGTAGGAGGCCCAAGTTTGCAG GTCCCAACATATGCCTTAGAATGCTAG